In a genomic window of Mercenaria mercenaria strain notata chromosome 19, MADL_Memer_1, whole genome shotgun sequence:
- the LOC128550878 gene encoding gastrula zinc finger protein XlCGF52.1-like has protein sequence MNGTSDIPLHKPETNDVSPHMNETSDILLHTLETNELPPHLNEPGSGMSGYLNEVDDEISGHLNENNIRILETMNEVGREGSCYVTETVNGMPEHLTDLPDGCSENLNHMNTEILEPDTALVDKAKVMQHEMSQHMSEHKKKVSKNPDCLKKQHVCPWCNRALSSAGNLTKHMMTHTGERPHICEICNKSFRQKGTLKSHLIIHTGERPFVCSLCNKGFNSLSSRREHMTVHSGQRPHTCLYCSQSFTKKSSLKMHLMLHTGQRPHVCEVCRKEFTRKTHLKTHMMSHTGECPYACSVCSKGFRHKSALQTHMMIHTGETLYDCEKCDKSFKKSWSLKQHMLIHTGDYEYSCENCSKAFMRKEGLKRHMRIHNGYRPYICTVCGKGFTASSVLKAHTLTHSGKRNQALPNTEQTDNTNIDKM, from the coding sequence ATGAATGGAACAAGTGACATACCACTGCATAAACCTGAAACAAATGACGTGTCTCCACACATGAATGAAACAAGTGACATATTACTGCATACACTTGAAACAAATGAATTGCCTCCACATCTGAATGAACCAGGAAGTGGGATGTCTGGGTATTTGAATGAAGTAGATGATGAAATATCTGGACACCTAAATGAGAACAACATTAGAATATTAGAAACTATGAATGAAGTGGGACGTGAGGGATCATGTTATGTAACAGAAACAGTGAATGGTATGCCAGAACATTTGACAGATTTACCTGATGGATGCTCGGAAAATCTGAATCACATGAATACAGAAATACTTGAACCAGATACTGCATTGGTAGATAAGGCGAAGGTAATGCAACATGAGATGTCACAACATATGAGTGAACACAAAAAGAAAGTATCCAAGAATCCAGATTGCTTAAAAAAGCAGCATGTTTGCCCATGGTGTAATCGTGCACTTTCTAGTGCTGGCAATTTAACGAAACACATGATGACACATACTGGAGAACGTCCTCACATTTGTGAAATTTGTAATAAAAGCTTTAGACAGAAAGGGACATTGAAAAGTCACTTAATTATTCATACAGGTGAACGGCCTTTTGTTTGTAGTTTGTGTAATAAAGGGTTTAATAGTTTATCAAGCAGGAGAGAACATATGACTGTTCATTCTGGTCAGCGTCCACATACTTGTTTGTATTGTAGTCAGTCATTTACTAAGAAATCAAGCTTGAAAATGCATTTGATGCTTCATACAGGCCAACGACCGCATGTATGTGAAGTTTGCAGGAAGGAATTTACACGGAAAACTCATTTGAAAACACATATGATGTCGCATACTGGGGAATGCCCATATGCTTGTTCTGTATGCAGTAAAGGGTTTAGACATAAGTCAGCATTACAAACGCATATGATGATACACACAGGGGAAACATTGTATGATTGTGAAAAGTGTGACAAATCTTTTAAGAAAAGTTGGTCTTTGAAACAGCATATGTTGATTCACACTGGAGACTATGAGTATAGCTGTGAAAATTGTAGTAAGGCATTTATGAGAAAAGAGGGTTTAAAACGTCATATGAGAATTCACAATGGTTACCGACCTTACATATGCACAGTGTGTGGTAAAGGATTTACAGCCTCATCAGTTTTAAAAGCGCATACGTTGACACATAGTGGAAAAAGAAATCAAGCTCTCCCGAACACAGAGCAAACAGATAACACAAACATTgacaaaatgtag